CTCACGCCGGCCGGGGTGCTGCCCCCGGCGGCGAGCACCGTGACGATGAGCGCGTCGAGCCCGCCGAGCGCGGCGTAGAGCTCGTCGGGGGCCGAGCGCAGGGATCCGGCGTACACCGGGACGCCGACGGCGGTGCCGGTCGCGTCGATCGCGTCGGCGAGGTCGTGCACGAACGCGGTGTTGCCGCTGGCCTGGTGGGCCCGGTAGTAGAGGATCCCGACCTTCGGCAGGTCAGTGGTCGAGCCCCCCTCGGTGGTCGAGCCCCCCTCGGCGGTCGAGCCTGTCGAGACCCTCTCCGCCCAACCCCAGCTGGGGATCGGCGCCGGCGCCTCGAAGCCCTCGCCGGTCAGCAGCACGGTGTCGGAGAGGAACGCGTGCAGCTGGGCGAGGTTGTCCGGGCCACCCTCGGCCAGGTAGCGGTGGGCCTCGGCCGCGACGCCCATCGGCACCGACGACAGCTCCATCAGCTCGGCGCTCGGCTGCTGCTCGCCGCCCAGCACGACCATCGGCATGCCGGTCTGCTTGATCCGGGCGAAGCCGGTGCAGAGGTCCTGCGGCGAGCCGAGGATCCGGCCGAGCACCAGGTCGCAGCCCTCGATCGTGGCGGCCATCGACTGGTGGCCCGGTCGCGCGGGGTTGGCGAAGACGTAGTCGGCGCCCCGGGCGTTGGCGGCCCGGGCCGACAGCAGGTCGGTGTCGGAGGTGGAGAGCAGGGCGATGCGCATCAGACGGACTTCTCTCGGGTGGCGGTCGGGACGTGGTCGAGGGAGCAGTCGCCGCAGAGTCCGGCGCCCGGGGCGAGGTAGAACAGGCAGCAGGTACGCCGGCGCGCCCCGTCGAGCAGGCCGGCCAGGGGGGCGCGCGCCAGGAGGTCGGCGACCAGCGGCTCGTCGGCCCGCAGGCCGTGCACCCGTGGGACGGCGCTCAGGCTGGCGGCGACGTTGCCCCAGTGGAGCCGGGGCGACAGCGGGAGGGCGGCGACGAGCGGCTCGAGCACCGCCATGACGATCGCGTGGACGTCGTCCGCGGTGACGTCGGCGTGGCCACGGGCCTCACGCACCCCGAGCAGCA
The Nocardioides plantarum genome window above contains:
- a CDS encoding (2Fe-2S)-binding protein, which produces MRAASAAEVERALADVDAWAPDLHPDDRYVTVADLVGSGLAGRVTSRLRGAPDRVGVSAVSMGVPSRLWSLTVVPAVRHGVVVDPAVLCARDDGGSVLLGVREARGHADVTADDVHAIVMAVLEPLVAALPLSPRLHWGNVAASLSAVPRVHGLRADEPLVADLLARAPLAGLLDGARRRTCCLFYLAPGAGLCGDCSLDHVPTATREKSV